ACCCGGCAATATACCATTTTCCAATATTGGATAGGTAATACTTATCTTTAGCGTCAAAGAAGGCATTTTTATTGCCCTTAAAAAGCGATTGATGGACATGCATGCCACTTCCATTTACCCCAAATATCGGTTTTGGCATAAACGTGGCGTACACGCCGTATTTTCGAGCAACCTCTTTGACTACAATCCTGTAGGTTATTGTATTGTCCGCCATCCTCAGTGCTTCAGTATACTTCAGGTCTATCTCATGCTGGGAGGGCGCCACTTCGTGATGGCTGTATTCCACCTTTATGCCCATCTCTTCAAGCGTGAGTATCGTATCCCTCCTCAAATCCGTGGCTTCATCGAGCGTGGTTAGGTCGAAATATCCGCCCTTATCGAGTATCTCTGTATCCTGATCTGATTTAAAGTAGAAGTATTCAAGCTCAGGCCCGATGTTGAAGGTAAACCCCATATCTTTTGCTATCTTTAAGTTCCTCTTCAAAACATACCTGGGGTCACCCTTGTAGGGGTTACCATCCGGCTCATAGATATCGCAGAAAATTCTTGCAACCACAGCACTGTCTTTTGGCCTATAGGGCAGTATTACGAAGGTTGATGGGTCTGGTTTTGCAATCATATCGCTCTCATCTATTCGTGCAAATCCCTGGATGGAAGAGCCATCAAAGCCCATCCCTTCTGTAAGGGCACCTTCGAGTTCATCTATGGTAATACTGAAACTCTTTGCAAAGCCGAGTACGTCTGTAAACCATAGCTTAATAAACCTTACATCTTTATCGTGGGCAAGCTTAACAACCTCGTTTTTTGTCATTTTTAATCCCTCCGTAAGCTTTTATATGCATTGCACCCTTTCATTATGAACATATCCTTCAACAAAGTCAACGGTTTTCACTGCTTGAACAGCTGACA
This portion of the Pseudomonadota bacterium genome encodes:
- a CDS encoding glutamine synthetase family protein, translating into MTKNEVVKLAHDKDVRFIKLWFTDVLGFAKSFSITIDELEGALTEGMGFDGSSIQGFARIDESDMIAKPDPSTFVILPYRPKDSAVVARIFCDIYEPDGNPYKGDPRYVLKRNLKIAKDMGFTFNIGPELEYFYFKSDQDTEILDKGGYFDLTTLDEATDLRRDTILTLEEMGIKVEYSHHEVAPSQHEIDLKYTEALRMADNTITYRIVVKEVARKYGVYATFMPKPIFGVNGSGMHVHQSLFKGNKNAFFDAKDKYYLSNIGKWYIAGLLRHAKEITLITSQWVNSYKRLVPGYEAPVYISWAKRNRSTLVRVPLYKPGKEKATRAEYRSPDPACNPYLAFACMLRAGLEGIRNKYPLPVPIEEDVYEMSDQRRKELKIESLPGSLYEAIEQAEKSKLIKDTLGDHVFEKLIENKKIEWDRFRTHVSKYETDTYLPIL